From Domibacillus sp. DTU_2020_1001157_1_SI_ALB_TIR_016, a single genomic window includes:
- a CDS encoding HNH endonuclease family protein, whose protein sequence is MLRRHVCEYRTAELDAIFSNLVNVENEDIVRSVKEKLSKYLPTDNEFRDKFSKYSFKGNENRAKYALERFEYDLINDQGEYILSSGDELHLEHIIPQKITTKKSKEEFGDWEKYLGSGAKEAHKEYVNRIGNLTLLAKSLNIVASNNPFEDKVKEYQKSNIQLTKKVIALSEFKFPQVEKRSNELANKAVQLWRF, encoded by the coding sequence ATGCTTAGAAGACATGTGTGTGAATATCGGACAGCTGAACTTGATGCTATCTTTTCTAATTTAGTGAATGTGGAAAACGAAGATATTGTAAGAAGCGTTAAAGAAAAACTTTCTAAATACTTACCAACCGATAATGAATTTAGAGATAAGTTCTCAAAATATAGCTTTAAAGGGAACGAAAACAGGGCGAAATACGCTCTTGAAAGGTTTGAATACGATTTAATTAACGACCAAGGGGAATATATTTTAAGTTCTGGAGATGAACTTCATTTAGAACATATTATTCCACAAAAAATAACAACTAAAAAGTCAAAAGAAGAGTTTGGAGATTGGGAAAAGTACTTAGGAAGCGGCGCTAAGGAAGCACATAAGGAATATGTAAACAGAATCGGTAATCTCACGCTCCTAGCCAAATCACTAAATATTGTAGCCTCCAATAATCCTTTCGAAGACAAGGTCAAGGAGTACCAAAAGTCGAATATTCAATTAACTAAAAAAGTTATTGCTTTATCCGAGTTTAAATTTCCGCAAGTGGAAAAGCGGTCAAATGAACTTGCGAATAAAGCTGTTCAATTATGGCGCTTTTAA
- a CDS encoding zinc-ribbon domain-containing protein, with the protein MGSNKLTDENRLSIKHADVAKWLAPTELNKNITADQLAVNSNKKVYWVCENCRFVYPMIVQSRVKGSKPRLCDCNRLSINNPYLSSEWHPQKNGVLVPEEISVGSQRKVWWKCHRCHYEWETTVWLRHVRNTGCKRCNSKGTSLPEQAIFYYLSQVYHNVKHRYIFKVENQSLEADIFLPALHTVVEYDGHYFHSGKTKAAYDLRKNEQLGKAGLHTIRIREELPPLEQSTCFIRKNLNSLSSLDEVIKTLLTYLAEKDKKNAEKLNAIIVNTFQDFITIQNQYYKREISNSVLHSHNETVKMYWDFEKNEIKPEYVSSGSKVRLHFYCKTHQQGWQAYAYNIFNGGYIGCKKCEANKNANTRRSKVEYKKSVAYTHSKLVEQYWDFEKNIVKPEEVTAGSHFKLHFYCKEHDKHWQAAAYSVFGNHSSGCKACESKKKSAARRRVPYKRSVAHTHKELVEQYWDFNKNIITPDKISFGHSGRIFFYCKEHQTAWDSIASNVFRLGAISCRKCRTTTSK; encoded by the coding sequence ATGGGAAGTAATAAATTAACAGATGAAAACCGTTTATCTATTAAACACGCGGACGTTGCGAAATGGCTCGCGCCAACGGAATTAAATAAAAACATAACAGCCGACCAATTAGCTGTTAATAGCAATAAAAAAGTTTACTGGGTTTGCGAAAATTGTAGATTTGTCTATCCTATGATTGTGCAATCAAGAGTAAAAGGCAGTAAACCTCGGCTATGTGATTGCAACCGGCTCTCGATAAACAACCCTTACTTGTCATCCGAATGGCATCCACAAAAAAATGGTGTGCTTGTTCCTGAAGAAATTAGTGTGGGAAGTCAAAGAAAAGTCTGGTGGAAATGTCATCGATGTCATTACGAGTGGGAAACAACGGTTTGGCTGCGTCATGTCAGAAATACAGGATGCAAAAGATGTAATAGTAAAGGTACATCCCTACCAGAACAGGCTATTTTCTATTATCTCTCTCAAGTTTACCATAATGTTAAACACCGCTATATCTTCAAAGTTGAAAATCAATCTCTGGAAGCGGACATCTTTCTCCCAGCATTACATACAGTGGTTGAATATGATGGTCACTATTTTCACTCTGGGAAAACCAAAGCGGCGTATGATTTGCGTAAAAACGAACAATTAGGTAAGGCAGGTTTACATACAATTCGAATAAGAGAAGAACTGCCCCCTCTCGAGCAATCTACTTGTTTTATCAGAAAAAACCTCAATAGCCTTTCTTCATTGGATGAAGTAATCAAAACCCTATTGACCTATCTGGCGGAAAAGGACAAAAAAAACGCTGAAAAGCTTAATGCAATAATAGTAAATACATTCCAAGATTTTATTACGATTCAAAACCAGTATTATAAACGAGAAATAAGCAATAGTGTTCTTCATTCTCACAATGAAACAGTAAAGATGTATTGGGACTTTGAGAAAAACGAAATTAAGCCTGAGTATGTTTCTTCAGGAAGTAAGGTACGGCTTCACTTTTATTGCAAAACACACCAGCAAGGCTGGCAAGCCTATGCTTATAATATTTTTAATGGCGGCTATATCGGATGCAAAAAATGTGAAGCGAATAAAAATGCAAATACCCGAAGAAGTAAAGTGGAGTATAAAAAAAGTGTTGCCTATACCCATTCTAAACTAGTCGAGCAATATTGGGACTTTGAAAAGAATATAGTAAAACCCGAGGAAGTGACAGCAGGTTCACACTTCAAGCTTCATTTTTATTGCAAAGAGCACGATAAACATTGGCAAGCCGCAGCATATAGTGTTTTCGGCAACCATTCAAGCGGTTGTAAAGCCTGTGAATCAAAAAAGAAGTCTGCTGCACGTCGAAGAGTGCCATATAAGAGAAGTGTTGCCCATACACATAAAGAATTAGTTGAACAATATTGGGATTTCAACAAAAATATCATCACCCCTGATAAGATTTCTTTTGGTCATAGCGGGCGGATTTTCTTTTACTGCAAAGAGCATCAGACAGCTTGGGATAGCATTGCTTCCAACGTGTTTCGTCTCGGCGCTATTTCATGTCGCAAATGCAGAACTACTACTAGCAAGTAA
- a CDS encoding DUF6884 domain-containing protein: MCYSLWGKKVWKKNLAAEPTKARDVYIGSFHNSCQKYANRFFKKKVILSVKHGFLFPEGIVESNYDVSFGSISPDIISINEGNKL; encoded by the coding sequence ATGTGTTATTCCTTGTGGGGCAAAAAAGTATGGAAGAAGAATCTGGCCGCTGAACCAACAAAAGCAAGGGATGTTTATATCGGCTCATTTCATAACTCTTGTCAGAAATATGCTAATCGTTTTTTTAAAAAGAAGGTTATACTTTCAGTGAAACATGGATTCTTGTTTCCAGAGGGTATTGTTGAATCGAATTACGATGTTTCATTTGGTTCTATAAGTCCGGATATTATTAGCATCAATGAAGGCAACAAATTATAA
- a CDS encoding sigma-70 family RNA polymerase sigma factor: MLFEQLAQQYNPMIHRIMNKLHIYKNKEDFHQVGLIALWEAHTRFDASKGDFAPYAYSYIQGRLKNALTKDATFSDGTVLTGQSDDLFESVDPEPTPESAALVQLCGEGLDGRAGEWFRLSVIKGLSNPDIARKCGVTPAAVRKWQQAAIKQLQDEFSDSE; the protein is encoded by the coding sequence ATGTTATTTGAACAACTCGCGCAGCAATACAACCCGATGATTCACCGCATCATGAACAAGCTGCATATTTACAAAAACAAAGAGGATTTTCATCAGGTGGGGCTGATTGCCCTGTGGGAAGCACATACACGATTCGATGCGTCAAAAGGCGATTTTGCGCCGTATGCGTATTCGTACATTCAGGGACGCCTGAAAAATGCTTTAACAAAAGATGCGACATTCAGTGATGGAACGGTCCTGACCGGCCAATCGGATGATTTGTTTGAAAGCGTGGATCCGGAGCCAACACCGGAGTCCGCGGCGCTTGTTCAGTTATGCGGGGAAGGGCTCGATGGCCGGGCGGGGGAATGGTTTCGCCTGTCTGTGATCAAAGGCTTATCGAATCCGGACATCGCCAGAAAATGCGGTGTGACGCCGGCCGCTGTCCGGAAATGGCAGCAAGCCGCAATCAAGCAATTGCAGGACGAGTTCAGCGACAGCGAGTAA
- a CDS encoding NAD(P)-dependent alcohol dehydrogenase, translating to MKAIVCSKYGTPDVLQFTEVEKPVPKDNEVLVNIRAASVNYGNLVLLKGEPFLARFAFGLLKPKHPIPGGDIAGRVEAVGREVKQFGPGDEVFGDLSGCGWGGFAEYAAVPERALALKPAQLSFEEAAAVPMAGVTALQGLRNKGNIRPGQKVLIHGASGGVGTFAVQMAKAFGAEVTGVCSTRNVDTLRSMGADDVIDYTKEDFKKKTQQYDLILAVNGHQPLSAYKRALRPGGIFVHVGGSGAQLTETIVRGPWISLTGNRKMSSMLQRQNQSDLVFIKELLEAGSVKPVIDRSYTLSEVPEAFRYFAEGHAQGKVVITV from the coding sequence ATAAAAGCGATTGTCTGTTCCAAATACGGGACGCCGGATGTTCTGCAATTCACCGAGGTGGAGAAGCCTGTTCCGAAGGACAATGAAGTGCTGGTAAACATTCGTGCTGCATCGGTCAATTACGGAAATCTTGTTTTGTTGAAAGGAGAACCGTTCCTCGCCCGCTTTGCGTTTGGCCTTTTGAAGCCGAAGCACCCGATACCTGGAGGAGATATTGCAGGCCGGGTAGAGGCAGTGGGCAGGGAGGTGAAGCAGTTTGGGCCAGGTGATGAGGTGTTTGGCGACTTGTCCGGCTGCGGCTGGGGCGGCTTCGCTGAATATGCGGCGGTACCTGAAAGGGCCCTGGCGCTCAAGCCAGCCCAGCTTTCGTTTGAGGAAGCAGCGGCGGTCCCGATGGCGGGCGTGACAGCGCTGCAGGGCCTGCGGAATAAAGGAAACATCCGGCCGGGGCAAAAGGTGCTTATTCACGGTGCTTCTGGTGGGGTCGGCACATTCGCCGTCCAAATGGCCAAGGCGTTCGGGGCAGAGGTAACGGGTGTGTGCAGCACGAGAAATGTTGATACGCTGCGGTCGATGGGTGCAGACGATGTCATCGACTATACAAAAGAGGATTTTAAGAAAAAAACGCAGCAGTACGACTTGATTCTGGCGGTGAACGGGCACCAGCCGCTTTCTGCTTATAAGCGCGCCCTGCGTCCCGGCGGCATTTTCGTTCACGTCGGAGGATCGGGTGCCCAGTTAACCGAAACGATCGTTCGCGGGCCCTGGATTTCTTTAACCGGAAATCGGAAAATGAGCAGCATGCTGCAGCGGCAAAACCAAAGCGATTTAGTTTTTATAAAGGAACTGCTTGAAGCGGGCAGCGTAAAGCCGGTTATTGATAGAAGCTACACATTGAGTGAAGTGCCCGAAGCTTTCCGGTATTTTGCAGAAGGACATGCGCAAGGGAAAGTGGTCATCACCGTTTAA
- a CDS encoding helix-turn-helix domain-containing protein, producing MKTKMTIKEAAAFLGVYPGTLYRYVQEGSVPHYRVGRRIFFSQETLSDWINRQEGM from the coding sequence ATGAAAACGAAGATGACGATCAAGGAAGCGGCGGCGTTTTTAGGGGTGTATCCGGGGACGCTGTACCGGTATGTGCAGGAAGGATCGGTGCCTCATTACCGGGTAGGGCGGCGGATTTTTTTCTCGCAGGAAACGCTGTCAGACTGGATCAATCGGCAGGAGGGGATGTAA
- a CDS encoding DnaD domain protein: protein MTKYRFVYANFWSDNKVMDMSAAEKLCFLYVLTNSQTTQIGIYSMNVRKAAFEMGMASAKVEECFQAFRDMGLIRMNEETGEMAIRHWGRYNFTRGGKPVEDCVEKELSLVKDTSLAAFVAAHIPPGRIRALYDTWTIRRQKQNGTEQNEKKTERNRTESRPAAVQFWESSFGRASLAIEQGLLEWCSALSEELVIEALKRSQEADKPYAYAQKILTSWQAEGRTSLQEIRNKTERAAADPLYEPLVPDIEAGEEIG, encoded by the coding sequence ATGACGAAGTACCGGTTTGTGTATGCGAATTTCTGGAGTGACAATAAAGTAATGGACATGTCGGCGGCGGAGAAGCTTTGTTTTTTGTATGTGCTGACAAACAGCCAGACGACGCAGATTGGCATTTATTCTATGAATGTGCGCAAGGCGGCGTTTGAGATGGGAATGGCATCGGCAAAGGTGGAAGAGTGTTTTCAGGCATTTCGGGACATGGGGCTGATCCGCATGAATGAAGAAACGGGGGAAATGGCGATCCGGCACTGGGGCCGCTACAATTTCACCCGGGGCGGCAAGCCGGTCGAGGATTGCGTGGAAAAAGAATTGTCGCTCGTGAAAGATACATCGCTCGCTGCTTTTGTCGCAGCGCATATTCCGCCTGGGCGCATTCGGGCCTTGTACGATACGTGGACGATACGCCGGCAAAAACAAAACGGAACGGAACAAAATGAAAAGAAAACGGAACGAAACCGAACGGAAAGCCGTCCGGCGGCCGTGCAGTTTTGGGAATCATCATTTGGCCGGGCGTCATTAGCCATTGAGCAGGGTTTATTGGAATGGTGTTCGGCTCTCAGCGAAGAGCTGGTCATTGAAGCGCTGAAGCGGTCACAGGAGGCGGACAAGCCATATGCGTATGCACAAAAGATTTTAACGAGCTGGCAGGCGGAAGGGCGGACATCGCTGCAAGAGATCCGGAATAAAACGGAAAGAGCGGCAGCTGATCCATTATATGAGCCGCTTGTACCCGATATAGAAGCAGGGGAGGAAATCGGATGA
- a CDS encoding replicative DNA helicase — translation MKAEMAVLGTCLHDSRVALDTHIVPAYFESALHRELFSHIQTEVQAGRIVDVVTLSVGGLIESFGGAPYINDLIAHANVDRFSYYETLLIEEWQKRAIRSMCIQASSEEWPADRIMEAAARIESVRIQRAQSTSHLVEPLRKVPFEKEKQEPRAMTGIRRLDETLGGFQEGELTVIGARPSMGKTDVMLHLARMAAKGGYMPVVFSIEMSALSLVKRLLAMEGRFNRTKMRNPYELFTAAQKEKWPEMVQKVAGLGIYVVDQPAVTVSDMRSAVRRLLIDHAEARPVVFIDYLGLITPPHFFDGNVTAQIAAVSKGLKAMAKDFDCPVICLAQLSRAVEARADKRPMLSDVRDSGSVEQDADVVLFLYRDAYYSKQAGDKRMEIIVAKNRNGQTGFVTVTYIKETGILVDRDDPVSV, via the coding sequence ATGAAAGCGGAAATGGCGGTTTTAGGCACCTGCCTGCATGACAGCCGGGTGGCGCTTGATACACATATTGTCCCGGCTTATTTCGAATCTGCTCTGCACCGGGAGCTGTTTTCCCACATTCAAACCGAGGTGCAGGCCGGCAGAATAGTCGATGTTGTAACGCTGTCGGTCGGCGGGCTGATTGAGTCGTTTGGCGGCGCGCCGTATATAAATGATTTGATTGCCCATGCGAATGTTGACCGGTTTTCCTATTATGAAACGCTTTTGATTGAGGAATGGCAGAAAAGGGCGATCCGTTCGATGTGCATTCAGGCATCGTCGGAAGAGTGGCCGGCAGACCGGATTATGGAAGCGGCGGCGCGTATAGAAAGCGTCCGTATACAAAGGGCCCAGTCGACGTCCCATCTGGTAGAGCCCCTTCGAAAAGTGCCATTTGAAAAAGAGAAGCAGGAGCCTCGCGCCATGACAGGAATCCGTAGGCTGGATGAGACGCTGGGCGGCTTTCAGGAAGGCGAGCTGACAGTCATTGGCGCCCGCCCGTCAATGGGCAAAACCGACGTAATGCTTCATCTGGCACGGATGGCGGCAAAGGGAGGATACATGCCGGTTGTGTTTTCTATTGAAATGTCAGCCTTGTCGCTTGTAAAGCGGCTTTTAGCGATGGAAGGGCGGTTTAATCGGACGAAAATGCGTAATCCGTATGAGCTGTTCACCGCAGCACAAAAAGAAAAGTGGCCGGAGATGGTTCAAAAAGTAGCCGGGCTTGGCATATATGTCGTCGATCAGCCTGCCGTCACGGTGTCCGATATGCGCTCGGCGGTCAGAAGACTGTTAATCGACCATGCCGAGGCGCGCCCGGTTGTGTTTATCGACTATTTAGGGCTGATTACGCCGCCGCATTTTTTTGACGGGAACGTGACCGCGCAAATAGCGGCGGTTTCGAAAGGTTTAAAAGCGATGGCAAAGGATTTTGACTGCCCGGTGATTTGTCTGGCGCAGCTTTCACGGGCCGTGGAAGCACGCGCGGACAAACGGCCGATGCTTTCAGATGTGCGGGACTCCGGGTCGGTGGAGCAGGATGCGGATGTGGTGCTGTTTTTATACAGGGACGCTTATTATTCCAAACAAGCAGGTGATAAAAGGATGGAGATTATTGTAGCGAAAAACCGAAACGGCCAGACGGGGTTTGTGACCGTCACCTACATAAAAGAAACGGGAATTCTGGTTGACCGTGACGATCCGGTCTCTGTTTAA
- a CDS encoding EAL domain-containing protein: MKYIGRIGTPLFADFAYFFWTMKLDFAELYNAYHLLSLFFFSIIAWWIGRHYDYNRNLNEKLKEKKNELQSLLDNVDAAIWSIDYGTNRLSLSKGFEKILDVSLQDAYTERTLWRKYLYHEDYQKAVHFLRSYKDNKEEAVQTAEFRIVSNGQMKWVEVKLSSIRNEKGELVKTNGVIMDITERKQAEERIKHLAYIDSLTGLPNRTSLFIDLNKRMQEGKETALFIIDLDRFKTVNDSFGHLAGDTLLKEAATRFKSALLEENGSIYRFGGDEFWLVCHETNNVQLTLLAEKLLQTLTLPFMIQDHEIVITPSIGISTFPADANSMDTLLVYADSAMHIAKEKGRNNYQFFNSSLYNKLQRKAALEKELRRAIWKEELFLHYQPQFDLATSQITGFEALIRWKNERFGSVSPSEFIPIAEESGLITSIGEWVLKEACLQSKRWEQQRYGRFSMSVNISVQQFQNRHFVDTFKALIRETHMEPSLLQIEITESIMQNTQETKHILDQLKEIGVKVSIDDFGTGYSSLSVLKELPLDCLKIDQSFIRDVTTSKKEAAIVKNIIDLAHNLELNVVAEGVETEGQLCMLKKLGCQTGQGYLFSKPLLHQEAEELLVPKQRKIKIDA, encoded by the coding sequence ATGAAATACATCGGTAGGATAGGCACGCCGTTGTTTGCCGATTTTGCTTATTTCTTTTGGACAATGAAGTTGGATTTTGCGGAGCTTTACAATGCATACCATCTTTTATCGCTGTTCTTTTTTTCTATCATTGCCTGGTGGATAGGCAGGCATTATGATTATAACCGCAATTTAAACGAAAAATTAAAGGAAAAAAAGAATGAGCTGCAAAGCCTGTTAGATAACGTGGATGCGGCTATTTGGTCCATTGATTACGGAACAAACCGCCTATCACTGTCGAAAGGATTTGAAAAAATTCTCGATGTTTCGCTTCAAGATGCTTACACAGAGAGAACACTGTGGCGAAAATATCTTTATCATGAAGATTATCAAAAAGCGGTCCATTTTCTTCGATCTTATAAAGACAATAAAGAAGAGGCCGTTCAAACGGCTGAATTTCGGATCGTGAGTAATGGGCAAATGAAGTGGGTGGAGGTAAAATTATCCTCGATTCGGAATGAAAAAGGCGAGCTTGTGAAAACGAATGGTGTCATCATGGATATTACTGAAAGAAAACAAGCGGAAGAACGGATTAAACACCTGGCATACATCGATTCACTTACAGGGCTGCCAAACCGGACGTCTTTATTTATTGATTTAAATAAGCGGATGCAGGAAGGGAAAGAAACAGCGCTGTTCATTATTGATCTGGACCGCTTTAAAACGGTAAATGATTCATTTGGCCACCTGGCAGGAGATACACTGCTTAAAGAGGCAGCCACGCGGTTTAAAAGTGCTTTGCTGGAAGAAAACGGTTCCATTTACCGATTTGGCGGCGATGAATTTTGGCTTGTCTGCCATGAGACGAACAACGTGCAGCTCACCCTTTTAGCGGAAAAGCTGCTGCAAACCTTAACTTTACCCTTTATGATACAGGATCATGAGATCGTCATTACACCATCGATTGGGATCAGCACGTTTCCTGCCGATGCGAACAGCATGGATACATTGCTTGTATACGCGGATTCCGCTATGCATATAGCCAAAGAAAAAGGGCGAAACAATTATCAGTTTTTTAATTCGAGCTTATATAACAAGCTGCAGCGCAAAGCGGCGCTTGAAAAAGAGCTGAGACGGGCCATTTGGAAAGAGGAACTTTTTCTGCACTATCAGCCTCAGTTCGATCTGGCCACAAGTCAAATAACAGGATTTGAAGCACTCATCAGGTGGAAAAATGAAAGATTCGGCTCTGTGTCTCCGTCCGAATTTATTCCGATCGCCGAAGAATCCGGCTTGATTACATCGATTGGCGAGTGGGTGCTGAAAGAAGCGTGCCTGCAAAGCAAACGGTGGGAGCAGCAGAGATACGGGCGGTTTAGCATGAGTGTCAATATTTCCGTTCAGCAGTTTCAAAACCGGCATTTCGTCGATACCTTTAAAGCGTTGATTCGGGAAACCCATATGGAGCCAAGCCTTCTGCAAATTGAAATTACTGAAAGCATCATGCAGAATACGCAGGAAACAAAGCATATTTTGGACCAATTAAAAGAAATTGGGGTGAAAGTCTCGATTGATGATTTCGGTACCGGCTATTCCTCTCTCAGCGTGTTAAAAGAACTGCCGCTCGACTGCTTGAAAATTGACCAGTCTTTTATAAGGGATGTAACGACATCCAAAAAAGAAGCAGCGATTGTCAAAAATATTATCGACCTGGCGCACAATCTTGAGTTGAACGTGGTGGCAGAAGGTGTTGAAACAGAGGGCCAGCTGTGCATGCTAAAGAAGCTGGGCTGCCAGACGGGGCAGGGCTATTTGTTCAGTAAGCCGCTTCTTCATCAAGAAGCAGAAGAGCTGCTTGTGCCTAAGCAGCGAAAAATTAAAATTGATGCGTAA
- a CDS encoding EAL domain-containing protein has translation MENLFWSSSLLDVYQSLFEQGDEISFAMDTKGKVQLMNEAAVRILGYTSAEFNRIDYKQVIPTEHVAEVEAHFSHVLQGNKASFRMMFQHKDGYIVHLSVNAVPIYENGAVQGAFGIGRVRTNEQYTSELLNGQNRVLQMIAKSAPFDDVLHQIVAMVEHISPGHPCAIMMIDEKNNSLFHAAAPGLPDEYIKRIDGVPVAEKQGSCGTAAFLKAPVIAADIAHDRRWPLHRDVALKHQLNACWSTPVFNDDRQVIATFAMYARQPSVPTEADKRLIREATRLTSLAIQHYRAKEQIHQLAYHDHLTGLPNRRHFRQALEDTIARYPHDTHALFFLDLDRFKFINDSFGHKTGDDLLKMIVDRIQTRLGHSILFSREGGDEFTVWLERTSGQDAADMATSMLETFREPFSLEGNELFMTASIGISLYPHDGMQEQDLFRKADMAMYEAKKKNRNSFQFYTSMLDRQSLKKLKMESELRSALQRDELSLVYQPIQNLCTGDIYGAEALIRWNSRHFGSVSPGEFIPIAEETGLIIPIGEWVIRTACRQLKAWQEEGRSLTCMSVNLSISQFYQSNLAETIQTIIKETGIEPSQLTCEITESMTMDTDNAAAILQELQHIGVFISIDDFGTGYSSLSYLQKLPLDTLKIDQSFVRDIAVNESSEKIATTIILMAHHLGLHVVAEGVETEEQLSILKKYRCNAAQGYLLGRPAPPDEFFA, from the coding sequence ATGGAAAATTTGTTTTGGTCTTCATCACTGCTCGATGTGTACCAATCTTTATTTGAACAAGGTGACGAAATTTCGTTTGCGATGGATACGAAAGGAAAGGTTCAGCTGATGAATGAAGCGGCGGTTCGCATACTGGGCTATACGTCAGCTGAATTTAACCGGATCGATTATAAACAAGTAATCCCAACAGAACATGTGGCAGAGGTAGAGGCTCATTTTTCTCATGTTCTTCAAGGGAATAAAGCATCGTTTCGTATGATGTTCCAGCATAAAGACGGATATATCGTTCACTTATCCGTCAATGCCGTTCCTATTTACGAGAACGGTGCTGTTCAAGGCGCTTTTGGCATCGGCCGCGTGCGGACGAATGAACAATATACAAGTGAGCTGTTAAACGGCCAAAACCGCGTTCTGCAGATGATTGCCAAAAGTGCGCCCTTTGATGACGTTCTTCATCAAATTGTTGCGATGGTAGAGCATATTTCACCGGGTCACCCGTGTGCGATTATGATGATTGATGAGAAAAATAATTCTCTTTTTCATGCTGCAGCGCCTGGGCTGCCTGATGAATACATTAAACGTATTGACGGCGTGCCCGTTGCTGAAAAGCAGGGATCATGCGGCACCGCCGCTTTTTTAAAAGCACCTGTTATTGCAGCGGATATCGCACACGACCGGCGCTGGCCGCTTCATCGGGATGTCGCGCTTAAGCACCAGTTAAACGCCTGCTGGTCTACCCCTGTTTTCAATGATGATCGGCAGGTGATTGCCACGTTTGCGATGTATGCCCGCCAGCCGTCCGTACCGACCGAAGCGGATAAACGGCTGATCCGTGAGGCGACCCGGTTAACGAGCCTGGCCATTCAGCATTACCGGGCGAAAGAACAAATTCACCAGTTAGCTTATCACGACCACTTGACCGGCCTGCCGAACCGCCGGCATTTCCGGCAGGCGCTCGAGGATACGATTGCTCGTTATCCGCATGATACACACGCACTTTTTTTCCTGGATTTGGATCGTTTTAAATTTATTAATGATTCGTTCGGCCATAAAACCGGCGACGATCTGCTTAAGATGATTGTGGACCGAATTCAAACGCGTCTCGGTCATTCCATTCTTTTTTCCCGTGAAGGCGGCGATGAATTTACCGTTTGGCTTGAGCGGACGAGCGGCCAGGATGCGGCTGATATGGCGACGTCGATGCTAGAGACGTTTCGCGAGCCTTTTTCCCTTGAAGGAAATGAGCTGTTTATGACAGCAAGCATTGGCATCAGCTTGTATCCGCACGACGGTATGCAGGAACAGGACCTGTTCCGCAAAGCTGACATGGCGATGTATGAAGCCAAAAAGAAAAACCGAAATTCCTTCCAATTTTACACCAGTATGCTGGACCGGCAGTCACTCAAAAAATTAAAGATGGAAAGCGAACTCCGCTCAGCGCTCCAACGGGATGAACTAAGCCTTGTCTATCAGCCGATTCAAAACTTGTGCACCGGTGACATTTACGGAGCAGAAGCTCTGATTCGCTGGAACAGCCGGCATTTCGGCTCGGTTTCACCTGGCGAGTTTATTCCGATTGCGGAAGAAACGGGCTTGATTATTCCGATCGGCGAGTGGGTCATCCGCACCGCCTGCCGTCAGCTGAAGGCGTGGCAGGAAGAAGGCCGTTCTCTTACTTGTATGTCCGTCAATTTGTCTATTTCACAGTTTTACCAGTCCAACCTTGCGGAAACAATCCAGACGATCATCAAAGAAACCGGCATTGAGCCATCTCAGTTAACGTGTGAAATTACCGAAAGCATGACGATGGACACGGATAATGCCGCCGCTATTTTGCAGGAGCTGCAGCACATCGGTGTTTTTATCTCCATTGATGATTTTGGGACGGGCTACAGCTCGCTCAGTTATTTGCAGAAGCTGCCGCTTGACACGTTAAAAATTGATCAGTCTTTTGTCCGCGATATTGCCGTAAACGAAAGCTCCGAAAAAATCGCCACAACCATTATTTTAATGGCGCATCATCTCGGTCTTCACGTTGTGGCCGAAGGAGTCGAAACGGAAGAACAGCTTTCCATTTTAAAAAAATACCGGTGCAACGCCGCCCAGGGCTACCTGCTCGGACGGCCGGCGCCGCCAGATGAATTTTTTGCTTAA